The Geitlerinema sp. PCC 9228 genomic sequence ATGGGGCTAAAGCCCCACGAGGCGCTTTTCCTCCCCGCGCTAAAGCGACGGGGATTCCAAGCTACCGAAAGTTTTACTTGATTTCTTGTAGGTTGAGCTACTACCAAGTTATGTGAAAATAGGTCTGTGAAGTATTGCGATCCACTTGTACCTCCAAAAAACTATGACCTGGCAACCTATCCAAGAAACCATCTTTGCCCAAGGAAATGCTCTAAAAATCATTAGCGGCTTGACCAACTTCGACCGAGAACGAGTCGCCAGAACGGTCAAAGCTGCCGAAGCCGGCGGTGCCACTTTTGTGGATATTGCCGCTGACCCAGAACTGGTCAAGCTAGCCAAAGAGCGAACCCACCTACCGGTATGCGTATCGGCTGTAGAAGCCGAAAAGTTTCCCCCAGCCGTAGCTGCCGGTGCCGATCTCATTGAAATTGGGAATTTCGATCCTTTCTACGACCGCGGCATTCGGTTTGAAGCGGAAGATGTATTGCGTCTGACCCACGAAACCCGCAAACTGCTGCCGGAAATTCCCCTTTCTGTAACTGTTCCCCACATTTTGGAACTCGACCGTCAAGTGGAACTGGCAGAAACTCTGGTAGCCGCTGGTGCCAATGTTATTCAAACAGAAGGTGGTACCAGCAGCCAACCCACCCACTCCGGCGTTATGGGATTGGTAGAAAAAGCCACGCCTACCCTAGCAGCCACCCACGCCATTTCCCATGCGGTTTCGGTCCCCGTGCTGTGTGCTTCCGGCATTTCTAGCGTCACTGCTCCTATGGCTATTGCGGCTGGGGCAGCTGGGGTTGGGGTCGGTTCTGCTGTCAATCGCCTCGATAACGAAGTTGCCGCGATCGCGCAAGTACGGAGTTTGGTAGATGCTTTGGCTACCGTGCGTCGCGTTGCGCCTGCTGGTGTGAAGCAGTAGGTTTTTGGAGAAGGTATGGGAGCATATCGAGCATGGGGGGATTAGGGCATGGGAGACATAAATAAATTGATTTTCTAATTCTCCCTATCTCCTAATTTCCTAATCTCCCACGCTCCACGCTCCCACGTTCCCCATTTCCCACACCACAATGCTTGTATACTTTTTATTGTTTTGCTAGCAATGACTAGGTCGCCTTTTTCTCTGGTTGCGGTTTCCGTGCTGCTGTTGCTGGGAATGCCGGTGGGTTGTTCTTCCAATTCACCAACGGCGACGTTGCTTTTTGATGGTAATGGTTGGCGCGATCGCGCGATCGCAATTCGTCAAGTGAATACCGAGGTCGAACTCGGGAAAGTGGTGGTGGTGCAAGGGAAAACCATCCGCCGAGTACCTTTTTTGGAAGGGGGTGCCTATCTGCTCCAGGGGAAAACAGGCAAAATTTGGGTAAGCACTTCTTCGGCGTCGTTGCCACTTGAGGGAACGCAAGTGGTGGTGCAAGGAAAGCTTGACTACCGCCAAATTACGATCGAAGGTCGGGAGATGGGGCAACGCTATTTGCGAGAAGAGAAACGGGAAGAAACAAAACAACAGACCCATGAAGCCAGATCCACCTCAAGTCGCGATCGCAATTTTGCAACAGGAAGACCGATTTTTGCTGCAACTGCGAGATGATATTCCGGAAATTGTCTATCCCGGCTACTGGGCTATGTTTGGAGGGCATTTGGAAGCCGCGGAAACCCCCGAACGTGCTTTAGTACGCGAAATTGCAGAAGAAATTGGCTATACGGTGCCTGCAAGCTATCGATTTCGCAGTTATTCCTCGGCGTCGGTCATTCGTCACGTGTTTGTCGTGCCGTTGCAGGTGGGTTTGGAAGCTTTACAGTTGCAGGAAGGGTGGGATATGGCTTTGTGGTTGCCCACAGAAATTCGCCGCGCAGAGAAATATTCCCAAGCTGCTGGGGGGATTCGCTACTTGGCACCGCCCCATCAAAAAATTTTGCTGGATTTTCTGGATTATCAGTGAATTTAGCCTTATACCATAAAAATGGCACATTTTATATCATTTTTTACATTTCTATACAAAAAACTCGCTAGGATGGATATCGAATGCAGTTAATAAACCGCAAGTTTCATGTCTGAATCCAACGTACAAGTATGTCCCGCCTGTGGCGTCCAGATTACAGGCAACGACCAAGTTTTGTTTTCCAGTGGTGCCCCAGGGAATCGGGGTCGTTTGTGGGCGCGCGTTTGCCAGTATGCCAAGAAAAGTGGTTGTATCAATCAAGACGAACAAGCCATCGGTCACATTCCAGCACAGGATTTCTACGATCCGTTGACTTAAAGGGAAAAGCGATCGCTATCGCGTGTGTCATAAGTTCCATACCCCAACCCACTTGCAACCAGGGCACTGTCTGGTTGCTTTTTTTTATGGTTAGGTAGTTGATATGGCAACAGCGATCGCTTTATTGTTGGCCTTGTGTGACTTTTTCGCGTTCCCTAGAAAGATCGACAGCGGTGGCGACAGCTCGATCCAAATTTTCCCAAATTTCTATATTTCCTTGGGCTAAAATTTCCTGGGCTCGTTGGTAGTTTCTCCCTGCCAAACGCACCACCAACTTAGGAAATGTTGGAGCGTTCCCTACCTGGTTGACATAGTTCAAAATCCCCTGTGCCAGCACATCGCAACCAACCACCGTTGCCAGCAAGTTAACAAATAATACCTCAATAGTGCGATCGCCCGCGAGCGCCTCTAAAGCCTTGGTAACCCGATAAGCAATCTCTTCCGCTGCCAAAGATTGAATGTACAAATCTTCCAAATCCAGAATGCTTGCCGGTTTCCCCTGAGCTTGGTAAAGTAAATCCAACGTACTCATACACAACCCCGCACCGCAGCACAAAACCCCAATATTGCCAGCTTCGATTTGTTCCAAGCGAATAGACTGCAAAGCATTTGCCGTAGAATTGTTGGTAACCGCGCGGATAATACCCGTGCGATCGGGGATGCTGGCCACCATATCCAATAAATCTGGATGTCGGGGCAACGCATGGTCGTTAACCGTTACCTTGCCATCAAGAGCCATCACCTCGCCACCGTCGGCACTAATGCCCAAGGGATTAATTTCCACCAGATCCAAATCCTTCTGCTCGAACAGCACGTACATTTTTTCCACAATATTGCTGACCGCCAGCATCATTTCCCCGGTCAATCCCATTTGCAGAGCCAATCGTCTGGCATAAAACGGGGAAAACGTATCTTCCACCAACACTTGCTGCATGCAAACGCCGGATTCCTCCACATCCACGCCACCCTGTGCCGACCCCAACAGCAAAGGTCGGCAGGAACCGCGGTCTACCACTATGCATAGGTAAAATTCTGCCCTGGCATTGTATTTGGCTTCTGCCAACAACACGGAAGGATATTCCTGGCGGATGGGTAAGCGGAAAATGGTTTGGGCTGCCGCCGCTGCATCGATGGTATTGTTGGCGAATTTAATGCCACCCGCTTTGCCGCGACCTCCCGAACGCACCTGCGATTTCAGCACTATAGGATAGGGGATTTGCAACTGCTTGATATCGCCTGGGTGTTTGACAATCTGCGACGGTAGAACGGGGATATCCACTTGGCGGAACAGTTCTTTGGCTTGGTATTCTAAAAGTTCCATAGTGTTTGCTTAAGTAGTGCTGCCCTAGACAACAAAATCGATCGACATAAAGGGAAAAATCTGGAGCGTTGGGAGATGGGGAGTTGCACTTGTTGTAGCACGAGACGGCGGCGTTTGGCTGTTAAGAAGTTATCAATTTGTATCCGATTGCTCCTAAAATCGCTAAAGGGGCGATCGCGCGGTTGCACCACAAAATAACTGCGGAGAAAGTTTTCTCGCTGCCGGTTTTCATAACCATTTCAATGGCACGCTTGCCCAAAACCCAGCCAAAGAATAGGGCAATCAAGGTGCCTCCCAAAGGTAACAAAGCTTGGGAAGTAATCGTGTCCAACAAATCGAAAATGGTCAACCCACCGACTTTGACATTTGACAGTACGTTGAATGAAAGGGCACTAAAAACTCCCAAAATCGCGATCGCCATGCCGCAAATAATGGCTGTATAGGTGCGGTTTTTGTTGTGGGTTTCTTCCCAATACGCCACCACCACTTCCAACAGCGAGACTGCCGAAGTTAATGCTGCAAAAGCTACCAGCAAAAAGAATGCGATCGCAATGAACGTTCCCCCCGGAATTTGGGCAAACAACACCGGCAGAGTTTTAAACATTAACTCCGGACCCGCTTGTGGATCCACACCATGGGAAAAGACAATGGAAAATATAACCAAGCCACTCACCAAGGCGATGACCGTATCCATCACCGCCACAGTCAAAGCCGTTCGCGGCAAACTTTCATTCTTATCGAGGTAGCTACCGTAGGTCAACATGGCACCCATTCCCAAACTGAGGGTAAAGAAAGCATGACCCATGGCTTCCAAAACGCCATCGACGGTTAGTTGGCTGGTATCCCAAGAAAATAAAAATCCCAACGCTTGGTTAAACCCGCTTAGAAAGAAGCTATAAATCAGCAATCCCAGCAAAATCAGCGAGAGAATAGGCATTAAAATTTTGGTCCAGCGTTCGATGCCTTTTTTCACGCCATTGGCAACAATCCCCGTGGTCAGCACCATAAACGCAAAATGCCAAAAAAGCACTCGAAAAGGGCTGGCAAACAGCGTATCCAAATAGCTTTTAATTTCTTCGCCGGAACGGGTGGCAAATTGATTGAGTAGCGCCCGCACTTCAAAATCTAAAATCCATCCCCCCACGACGCTGTAAAAGGATAAAATTAAAAAGGCACTGACCAGCCCCATCCAGCCAGCAATGCGCCAGGGAGTGCGGTGGCGGTGTAGAACTTCAAAGGATTGCACGACATTTTTTTGGGATTGTTGACCCACAAACAGTTCCCCGATCAAAACTGGAAATCCAATGATGGCGATGCATGCCAAATATACCAATACAAAAGCACCACCACCGTTGGTTCCCGCAATGTAGGGGAACTTCCATAAATTTCCCAATCCAATAGCAGAACCGCTCGCCGCCAACACAAAAGCCAGGCGGTTGGTCCAATGCGCTCTATTTTGCATCATACGACGTAGTTTCTATAGGAAGATCGTTCTTTGTACCGCTAACAGCCAGCGATGGCAATAATGATGATAAATATCAATATAACAAGAGGTCTCCAATTCTGTACATTCTGCTTGTCGCCAAGCGATCGCCTGGCAGGGAGGGTCGGGAGGCTTTGGTTTTATGTTACTTTTGACAGTCGCTCGATATCTTTATTGGCACCAATGACGACAATGTTCATGCCTTTTCGTAGCTGTTTTTCGGCAGGTGGATTGATTTCAAATTTATTTTCTCCCTCCTCCTGATTGACCGCAACCACGTTCAAACCGTAGCGATTGCGCAGTTCCAACTCGGCAATGGTTTTGCCATCAAATTTTTTAGGTACGTGTACTTCCACAATACTGTGGTCGGGGTCGAGGTCAAACCGTTCCAGGATACGCGGTTTGCTGAGGGCTCTTGCCAGTTCGCATCCCATTTCCCGCTCTGGAAAGACTACCCGATCGGCACCTACTCTTTGCAGTAGCTTCACGTGAATATCGGAAGAAGCTTTCGCCACCACAAAGGGCACTTTGGCTTCTTTGAGGTTTAAAGTGGTGATAATGCTTTCTTCAATATATCTGCCAATGGCAACGATAGCGGTTTGAAATTCCAATACCCCTGCTTCTTTGAGGGCAGAGGTATCGGTAGCGTCTAACTGTACCACATGGGAGGCGATCGCGCTGGCTAAAGCCCGATCGACCTTTTTGCGATCGCTATCGGCGGCTAGCACTTCGTATCCCAGGTTGTGTAGGGTAGAACACACCGCCCAGCCAAAACGCCCCAGTCCAATTAAAGCAAATTGCTGGCTCTGCGATCGAATATTGCGAAATAAGCTTAAAGAAGATAGGTTCACGGCAAACATCCACCATGTAGGAAACCAACGGCTTTATCCTACCAATAAATTTTCCTCTGGATACTGTAGCAAACTACGCTTGGCGGGTTCGACAATCGCTGAAATCAAAAGCAAAACGCCCACCCGCCCGACAAACATCGTTGCAGTAATCACAAGTTTACCAAAAACGGATAAAGACGAGGTAATCCCCAAGGAAAGTCCCACAGTGCCGAAAGCAGAAACCACTTCAAATAATATATTGGTCAGTTCTAACGTGCGATCGCTGATGCTGAGCAAAAAGGTAGCTGCGATCGCTACGACCAAAGAACAAACCAACACGCCCACACTCTTTAAAATAATCTCCTGGGGAATTTTCCGTTGGTGGCAAAGAACGTAGTTGCGCCCCCGCAAAACCGACCGCGTCGCACTAAACAAAACCCGTAGGGTCGTGGTTTTGATACCACCCCCCGTTCCCCCCGGGCTTGCCCCCAAAAACATAAACACAATGGCTATCAAAATCGCCGTCTCGCTCAATTGAGAAATATCAATGGTATTAAAACCAGCGGTTCTGGTGGTTACCGATTGAAACCAAGCGCCCATCAGTTTTTCGGGAAACGACCAGCTCCCCAAAGTAGCGGGATTGTTCCATTCTGTAATTAAAAATAACACGCTTCCCGTCGCCAACAAATACAGCGTCATTCTGGTAACAATTTTAAAATGCAGAGAAAACAAAAATCGTTCCGTATTTTCCCCGACAATTCCTTGTTTCCAAAAGCGTTGGCACGTAGCCCACAACCATAAAAAAATCTCCATTATCACTTGATACCCCAACCCACCAAACACAATCAAAATTGAGGTAATCGCATTCAAAGGCAGCGATCGCGCATACCCCATCAAACTATCGGCAAACGTACTAAACCCCGCATTGTTAAACGCACTAATACTGTGAAAAATCGCCAACCACCAGCTTTGCTGCGACGGAAAATCCTGACGAAAAACTGGCAGCAACACGGCCACCCCCATCGCTTCAAAAAACAGAGTCACGCCAATAATCGATAAAATCAGCTTCCGCAACCCCGCCAACCCCGGCGTATCCAACGTTTTCTGAATGGCAACCTTATCCCGCAGCCGAAACTGACGACCCAACAGCAACAACAAAAACGTGGTCGCCGTCATATATCCCAACCCCCCCACCTGAATTAAAATCAAAATCACCAATTGCCCCCAAAACGAGAAATAATCTCCCGTATCCACCACCACCAATCCCGTTACGCAAGTTGCTGAAGTCGCCGTAAACAAAGCATCCACCGGATGGGTCCAATCCCCCGTTTGACTCGCAAAAGGCATCGCCAGCAAAATGGTACCGATGCCAATAACCGTAAGAAACCCCAAGCCAACTGTTCTCGATACGTTCATTTTTCTAACTTTAATTGGTTCCAACCGTAGATATAAGCGCAACCGAGCGTGGGAAAACAAACAAACTTATATCTTGCCCTCTTCCCCTTTTTCCGACGAAAATTGCACCTCCCACGCCGCCTGGAAAAAGTCACGTTCGCAGAGCATGGCATAGCGATACGCCGAACCTACCGCCTCCGTAGCATCCGCAGAACAACCGTAGCGATCGACCAACTGTTCCAATCGAGCGACCAAAGGCGTAAATTCCTCACAACTGTAGGTTTCGATCCAGTCGCGGTAGTCGTGTTGGGGAACACCATGGGCTGCCAATTGCTGCCCCAGGTAATTGTACAACTTCATACAGGGTGCCATCGCCGCTGCTGTGACGCCGGCACTGCTACTCCAAGCAGTGGCTTGCAAAAAATCTGTATAGCGTCGGGTGGCTGGGGCTGGAGTGACCGTTTGCAGGTCAATTTCCCACTGTTGGGCATAGTTTTGATGCAATTGCAACTCTGCCAATACGCCGCCGGCTAGTTGGTGAAAGGTTTCAAAACCTTCCCAATCCGGAGAACGCACCCCTGCCAAACAGTAGGCTCTGGCAAAGGATTTGAGAAAAAAGGCATCTTGGGCGACATAAAAGGCAAAACAGGCTTTGGGTAAGTCTCCTTTGCCAATTCCTTGCACGAAAGGATGATTCAAACATGCTTGAATAAGGTCGTTGTTGTCTTGCCAGAGTTGTTGGGATAAAGTCATGGTATTTCCGGCTGGTGGAATCGACGAAGATGGTTTATCTTGCATTGTTAGAGATAATGAAAATTTTGGCAAATTGCCTCGCTGTAGATAGCTATCGATGAAAAAATATGACCGATACCACCCTCAACCAGCAAATTCAACAGTTTTACGATGCTTCTAGCCGTTTGTGGGAAAATGTGTGGGGAGAACATATGCACCACGGCTACTACGGAACCCGCGGCGAAATCCGCAAACCCCGGCGGCAGGCACAAATCGATCTCATCGATGCCCTTTTGCAGTGGTCGCAGGTACAATCTCCCCAGAATATTTTAGATGTGGGATGTGGCATTGGGGGCAGTACCCTGGATTTGTCTGCTCGCTACAACGCCAAGGCAACGGGAATTACTCTGTCTCCAGTGCAGGCAAATCGTGCCATAGAGCGATCGCAAATGGCGGGATTGAGCGAGCAGTGCCAATTTCAAGTGGTGGATGCCATGTCAATGCCGTTTGCTGACGATACCTTCGATCTGGTTTGGTCGTTGGAAAGCGGCGAACACATGAGCGACAAAGCCCAGTTTTTGCGGGAATGCCACCGGGTTTGTTCTCCTGGAGGTACCATTTTACTGGCGACCTGGTGCCATCGACCCACAGATGCCTATAGCGGCGAACTCACCCCTTCAGAAAAACGGCATTTGGAAGCAATTTATCGGGTTTATCATCTGCCGGGGGTGATTTCCCTACCGGAATACAAAGCCATTGCCGAGGAAATTGGCTGCAAAAATATTCGCACGGCGGATTGGTCGGCGGCGGTGGCACCGTTTTGGGATGTGGTGGTGGCATCGGCGTTGGATCCGGCGGTTTTGTGGGCGTTGTTGTGGGCAGGCGAGGAAACTTGGCAGGCGGCTGGGGCACTGCCGTTGATGCAGAAGGGATACGATCGCGGTTTGATTCGTTTTGGTTTGCTTTATGCTGAAAAATAATGGGATACAATCAACGGATGCTGCTCGATTTGTAGATTTATGAGCCTATCTTCTGTCAAAACAACTCCCTGGTGGTTGTCTTTTTGGAAGTTTTCCCGACCGCACACGATTATTGGTACCAGTTTGAGTGTGGTGGCTTTGTATGTCATTTGTGCTGGTGCCAGCGGTGAAGGTGTCTTGGTATATGGCTGGCGGCATTTCCCGGTTTTGTTGGGGGCGTGGCTAGCTTGTTTGTGCGGTAATATCTATATTGTGGGATTGAACCAACTGCAAGATGTGGAAATTGACCGGGTGAACAAACCCCATTTGCCTTTGGCGGCGGCGGAGTTTTCTCTTGCCCAGGGGCGATGGATTGTTGCGATCGCAGGAATTTTGGCGATCGCGACCGCGGCTTGGCAGGGCGTTTGGTTGCTGGCAACGGTGGGAATTAGTTTGATGGTTGGTACGGCTTATTCCCTACCGCCGGTGCGACTGAAGCGATTTCCATTTTGGGCGTCTGTTTGTATTTTTAGCGTGCGCGGCGTTATTGTCAATTTGGGGTTGTTTCTGCACTTTCACCAGGGATTTCCGGTGTTACCGCCGGTATGGTTGCTGACGTTTTTTATTTTGGTGTATACGTTTGCCATTGCTATTTTTAAAGATATTCCCGACACTGAAGGCGATCGCCAATACCATATTGCCACCTATAGTCTGCGTTTGGGGGCGGAAAGGGTCTTTGAACTGGCACGTTGGGCGATCGGTTTTTGCTATTTGAGCGTTATTGTGGCTGGCGGGTTCTTTTTGCCTGGTGTTAATCCCTGGGTGGCGGCGGTTTCCCACGCGGCGGTGTGGGCGTTTTTTTGGTGGCGTAGCAGCCAGGTGGATTTGGCTGACAAAGCGGCTGTGACTCGGTTTTACCAGTTTATTTGGAAGCTGTTTTATGTGGAATATATTTTATTTCCGGTGGTGAGTTTGCCGGTGTTTGCCGTTGCCTAATGGTTTTCCGGTGGGTTGTCTGTCGTGGCAACTGTGCGGTTGCGACCTTGTTCTTTGGCGGCATACAAACAGCGGTCAGCTTCGGCAATGAGGGTGTTGGATGCTTCCCCTGGCTGGGGAATGGTGGCGGCAACTCCCAAACTGAGGGTAATGCGATCGCTGATGGGAGAACTT encodes the following:
- a CDS encoding TrkA family potassium uptake protein — protein: MNLSSLSLFRNIRSQSQQFALIGLGRFGWAVCSTLHNLGYEVLAADSDRKKVDRALASAIASHVVQLDATDTSALKEAGVLEFQTAIVAIGRYIEESIITTLNLKEAKVPFVVAKASSDIHVKLLQRVGADRVVFPEREMGCELARALSKPRILERFDLDPDHSIVEVHVPKKFDGKTIAELELRNRYGLNVVAVNQEEGENKFEINPPAEKQLRKGMNIVVIGANKDIERLSKVT
- a CDS encoding TenA family protein encodes the protein MTLSQQLWQDNNDLIQACLNHPFVQGIGKGDLPKACFAFYVAQDAFFLKSFARAYCLAGVRSPDWEGFETFHQLAGGVLAELQLHQNYAQQWEIDLQTVTPAPATRRYTDFLQATAWSSSAGVTAAAMAPCMKLYNYLGQQLAAHGVPQHDYRDWIETYSCEEFTPLVARLEQLVDRYGCSADATEAVGSAYRYAMLCERDFFQAAWEVQFSSEKGEEGKI
- a CDS encoding DUF561 domain-containing protein, with product MTWQPIQETIFAQGNALKIISGLTNFDRERVARTVKAAEAGGATFVDIAADPELVKLAKERTHLPVCVSAVEAEKFPPAVAAGADLIEIGNFDPFYDRGIRFEAEDVLRLTHETRKLLPEIPLSVTVPHILELDRQVELAETLVAAGANVIQTEGGTSSQPTHSGVMGLVEKATPTLAATHAISHAVSVPVLCASGISSVTAPMAIAAGAAGVGVGSAVNRLDNEVAAIAQVRSLVDALATVRRVAPAGVKQ
- a CDS encoding succinate--CoA ligase subunit beta, encoding MELLEYQAKELFRQVDIPVLPSQIVKHPGDIKQLQIPYPIVLKSQVRSGGRGKAGGIKFANNTIDAAAAAQTIFRLPIRQEYPSVLLAEAKYNARAEFYLCIVVDRGSCRPLLLGSAQGGVDVEESGVCMQQVLVEDTFSPFYARRLALQMGLTGEMMLAVSNIVEKMYVLFEQKDLDLVEINPLGISADGGEVMALDGKVTVNDHALPRHPDLLDMVASIPDRTGIIRAVTNNSTANALQSIRLEQIEAGNIGVLCCGAGLCMSTLDLLYQAQGKPASILDLEDLYIQSLAAEEIAYRVTKALEALAGDRTIEVLFVNLLATVVGCDVLAQGILNYVNQVGNAPTFPKLVVRLAGRNYQRAQEILAQGNIEIWENLDRAVATAVDLSREREKVTQGQQ
- a CDS encoding NUDIX hydrolase → MKPDPPQVAIAILQQEDRFLLQLRDDIPEIVYPGYWAMFGGHLEAAETPERALVREIAEEIGYTVPASYRFRSYSSASVIRHVFVVPLQVGLEALQLQEGWDMALWLPTEIRRAEKYSQAAGGIRYLAPPHQKILLDFLDYQ
- a CDS encoding TrkH family potassium uptake protein, which encodes MNVSRTVGLGFLTVIGIGTILLAMPFASQTGDWTHPVDALFTATSATCVTGLVVVDTGDYFSFWGQLVILILIQVGGLGYMTATTFLLLLLGRQFRLRDKVAIQKTLDTPGLAGLRKLILSIIGVTLFFEAMGVAVLLPVFRQDFPSQQSWWLAIFHSISAFNNAGFSTFADSLMGYARSLPLNAITSILIVFGGLGYQVIMEIFLWLWATCQRFWKQGIVGENTERFLFSLHFKIVTRMTLYLLATGSVLFLITEWNNPATLGSWSFPEKLMGAWFQSVTTRTAGFNTIDISQLSETAILIAIVFMFLGASPGGTGGGIKTTTLRVLFSATRSVLRGRNYVLCHQRKIPQEIILKSVGVLVCSLVVAIAATFLLSISDRTLELTNILFEVVSAFGTVGLSLGITSSLSVFGKLVITATMFVGRVGVLLLISAIVEPAKRSLLQYPEENLLVG
- a CDS encoding homogentisate phytyltransferase, with the translated sequence MSLSSVKTTPWWLSFWKFSRPHTIIGTSLSVVALYVICAGASGEGVLVYGWRHFPVLLGAWLACLCGNIYIVGLNQLQDVEIDRVNKPHLPLAAAEFSLAQGRWIVAIAGILAIATAAWQGVWLLATVGISLMVGTAYSLPPVRLKRFPFWASVCIFSVRGVIVNLGLFLHFHQGFPVLPPVWLLTFFILVYTFAIAIFKDIPDTEGDRQYHIATYSLRLGAERVFELARWAIGFCYLSVIVAGGFFLPGVNPWVAAVSHAAVWAFFWWRSSQVDLADKAAVTRFYQFIWKLFYVEYILFPVVSLPVFAVA
- a CDS encoding methyltransferase domain-containing protein; translated protein: MTDTTLNQQIQQFYDASSRLWENVWGEHMHHGYYGTRGEIRKPRRQAQIDLIDALLQWSQVQSPQNILDVGCGIGGSTLDLSARYNAKATGITLSPVQANRAIERSQMAGLSEQCQFQVVDAMSMPFADDTFDLVWSLESGEHMSDKAQFLRECHRVCSPGGTILLATWCHRPTDAYSGELTPSEKRHLEAIYRVYHLPGVISLPEYKAIAEEIGCKNIRTADWSAAVAPFWDVVVASALDPAVLWALLWAGEETWQAAGALPLMQKGYDRGLIRFGLLYAEK
- a CDS encoding sodium-dependent transporter produces the protein MMQNRAHWTNRLAFVLAASGSAIGLGNLWKFPYIAGTNGGGAFVLVYLACIAIIGFPVLIGELFVGQQSQKNVVQSFEVLHRHRTPWRIAGWMGLVSAFLILSFYSVVGGWILDFEVRALLNQFATRSGEEIKSYLDTLFASPFRVLFWHFAFMVLTTGIVANGVKKGIERWTKILMPILSLILLGLLIYSFFLSGFNQALGFLFSWDTSQLTVDGVLEAMGHAFFTLSLGMGAMLTYGSYLDKNESLPRTALTVAVMDTVIALVSGLVIFSIVFSHGVDPQAGPELMFKTLPVLFAQIPGGTFIAIAFFLLVAFAALTSAVSLLEVVVAYWEETHNKNRTYTAIICGMAIAILGVFSALSFNVLSNVKVGGLTIFDLLDTITSQALLPLGGTLIALFFGWVLGKRAIEMVMKTGSEKTFSAVILWCNRAIAPLAILGAIGYKLITS